From the Paramormyrops kingsleyae isolate MSU_618 chromosome 7, PKINGS_0.4, whole genome shotgun sequence genome, one window contains:
- the LOC111861173 gene encoding solute carrier family 23 member 2-like, translated as MGVGKNVTSKAVDSIGEGAICEDEVKNDQGFYPIPVVVNRVGPPPADQDGEDTELMAIFSKGGPGEDKSFVSEAVESTDSADARRLDMIYTIEDTPPWYLCVFLGLQHYLTCFSGTIAVPFLLAEAMCVGYDQWATSQLIGTIFFCVGITTLLQTTLGCRLPLFQASAFAFLAPARAILSLDKWKCNSTVAPVINDTMLLNTEHIWHPRIREIQGAIIVSSLIEVFIGALGLPGFLLKYIGPLTITPTVALIGLSGFQAAGERAGKHWGIAMLTIFLVLLFSQYARNVQLPLPIYKSKKGWTSYRLQLFKMFPIIMAILVSWLLCFIFTVTDIFPPRKNEYGFYARTDARQGVLAAAPWFKIPYPLQWGLPTVSVAGVIGMMSAVVSSIIESIGDYYACARLSCAPPPPIHAINRGIMIEGVSCVLDGLFGTGNGSTSSSPNIGVLGITKVGSRRVIQYGAALMLLLGLVGKFSALFASLPDPVLGALFCTLFGMITAVGLSNLQFIDLNSSRNLFVLGFSIFFGLMLPSYLRENPLVTGIAEIDQVLNVLLTTAMFVGGSVAFVLDNTIPGTLAERGIRRLKRGVRYSAAELEGMRSYDLPFGMDFLRRHRIFQYLPVSPTFAGYPQGMGRSGCGRRARARGAEGGPDEDPGAESEV; from the exons ATGGGTGTGGGCAAGAACGTCACCTCCAAGGCTGTGGATTCCATCGGGGAGGGAGCCATCTGTGAAGACGAGGTTAAGAACGACCAAGGCTTCTACCCCATTCCC GTGGTGGTTAATCGAGTAGGCCCGCCCCCTGCAGACCAGGATGGAGAAGACACTGAGCTCATGGCTATTTTTTCCAAGGGGGGTCCAGGCGAGGACAAG AGCTTCGTGTCAGAGGCAGTGGAGAGCACAGACAGCGCGGACGCCAGGCGACTGGACATGATCTACACCATCGAAGACACGCCACCCTGGTATCTATGTGTGTTTCTGGGCCTCCAG cacTACTTGACCTGCTTCAGTGGAACCATCGCTGTGCCCTTCCTCCTGGCAGAAGCCATGTGCGTCGGCTACGACCAGTGGGCCACCAGCCAGCTCATTGGCACCATCTTCTTCTGTGTGGGCATCACCACCCTGTTACAGACCACGCTGGGCTGCCG CCTGCCCCTCTTCCAGGCCAGTGCCTTTGCCTTTCTGGCTCCTGCCCGCGCCATCCTGTCCCTGGACAAGTGGAAGTGTAACAGCACAG TCGCTCCTGTGATAAATGACACCATGCTCCTCAATACAGAGCACATCTGGCACCCCCGGATCCGAGag atCCAGGGCGCCATCATTGTGTCTTCCCTCATTGAGGTGTTCATTGGGGCTCTGGGCCTGCCTGGATTTTTACTGAAGTACATCGGCCCCCTGACCATCACCCCCACAGTGGCTCTCATTGGCCTGTCGGGCTTCCAGGCCGCTGGAGAGCGGGCAGGCAAACACTGGGGCATCGCTATGCT AACAATCTTCCTGGTGCTGCTGTTCTCCCAGTACGCCCGCAACGTTCAGCTGCCCCTCCCCATCTACAAGTCCAAGAAGGGCTGGACCTCTTACCGTCTGCAGCTCTTCAAGATGTTCCCA ATCATCATGGCCATCCTGGTTTCTTGGTTGCTGTGTTTCATCTTCACCGTAACGGATATCTTCCCCCCACGGAAGAATGAGTACGGGTTCTACGCCCGCACTGACGCTCGGCAGGGAGTCCTCGCCGCTGCCCCCTGGTTCAAGATCCCCTACCCCC TGCAGTGGGGCCTGCCCACCGTGTCCGTGGCAGGTGTCATCGGCATGATGAGCGCGGTGGTGTCCAGCATCATCGAGTCCATCGGCGATTACTACGCCTGCGCCCGGCTCTCATGCGCCCCTCCTCCACCCATCCACGCCATCAACAG AGGGATCATGATAGAGGGggtgtcctgtgtcctggacGGCCTGTTCGGGACGGGCAATGGCTCCACCTCCTCCAGCCCCAACATCGGAGTGTTGGGCATCACCAAG GTAGGCAGCCGGCGTGTGATACAGTACGGGGCGGCCCTCATGTTGTTGCTGGGCCTGGTGGGGAAGTTCAGCGCGCTGTTCGCCTCGCTGCCGGACCCAGTGCTGGGCGCCCTCTTCTGCACGCTGTTCGGCATGATCACCGCCGTGGGCCTCTCCAACCTGCAGTTCATCGACCTCAACTCCTCCCGCAACCTCTTCGTGCTGGGGTTCTCCATCTTCTTCGGGTTGATGCTGCCCAGCTACCTCAGAGAGAACCCGCTGGTTACAG gCATTGCTGAGATCGACCAGGTCCTCAATGTGCTTCTGACCACGGCAATGTTTGTGGGAGGCTCTGTGGCATTTGTGCTGGATAACACTATTCCAG gtACCCTGGCAGAGCGGGGCATCCGGCGGCTGAAGCGGGGCGTACGCTACAGCGCCGCCGAGCTGGAGGGCATGCGCTCCTACGACCTGCCGTTCGGCATGGACTTCCTACGACGCCACCGCATCTTCCAGTACCTTCCCGTCAGCCCCACCTTCGCCGGCTACCCGCAGGGAATGGGCAGGTCGGGCTGTGGGAGGCGGGCGAGGGCCAGAGGGGCGGAGGGCGGCCCGGATGAGGACCCAGGGGCTGAGAGTGAAGTATAG
- the LOC111861159 gene encoding ras association domain-containing protein 2-like isoform X1, giving the protein MKPPCCFAWADMDDGQDCVEFGENKFVSKEMLLSHLRTYNLYNQGQNLQLRHREEEGELIVEGLLNVSWGLRRPIRLQMQDDKEPIRPPPSSTSWHSGCSLDTQSNDATQQAPPTEEVTDPKDQSQDCIMNNRKDTDETPEQDGELDKINQIPKDTGEGEEDSPQLQRTKSDAGVWRRGARRSPSDQRRIRRHRFSINGHYYNHKTAVFTPAYGSVTNVRINSCMTTQQAMRVLLNKFKIENSPEDFALYLVHTSGERVQLKHTDHPLVVRVLQGPCEQVSKIFLMEKDLGEEVPYDVAQYIKFEMPVLQSFITKLKEEEDREVLKLRSRYSSLRCLIEKQLQVLSDGPSRM; this is encoded by the exons ATGAAG cccccatGCTGCTTTGCCTGGGCCGATATGGATGATGGACAAGACTGCGTTGAGTTTGGAGAGAACAAGTTTGTTAGCAA GGAGATGCTGCTCTCACATCTCAGGACGTACAATTTATACAACCAGGGGCAGAACTTGCAGCTCAGACACAGGGAG GAGGAGGGGGAGCTGATTGTGGAAGGTCTGCTCAATGTCTCCTGGGGTCTACGGCGGCCAATCAGACTGCAGATGCAGGACGACAAGGAGCCAATCAGACCGCCGCCCTCTTCCACGTCCTGGCATTCCGGCTGTAGTCTTGACACACAGAG TAATGATGCCACGCAGCAAGCCCCTCCCACAGAAGAAGTGACAGACCCAAAGGACCAATCACAAGACTGCATTATGAATAACAGGAAAGACACAGATGAGACGCCAGAACAGGATGGTGAATTAGACAAAATAA ACCAAATTCCCAAAGATACAGGTGAGGGGGAGGAAGATTCTCCACAGCTCCAAAGGACAAAGAGTGATGCAGGGGTTTGGAGGCGGGGTGCCAGAAGGTCGCCTAGCGACCAGCGACGAATCAGGCGCCACCGATTCTCAATCAATGGCCACTACTACAACCACAAG ACGGCAGTTTTCACTCCCGCCTACGGTTCCGTCACCAACGTCCGCATCAACAGCTGCATGACCACGCAGCAGGCGATGCGCGTTCTGCTCAACAAGTTCAAGATTGAGAACAGCCCCGAGGACTTTGCACTCTACCTGGTGCACACCAGCGGAG AGCGCGTGCAGCTGAAACACACCGACCACCCTTTGGTGGTGCGTGTGCTCCAAGGACCGTGTGAGCAGGTCAGCAAGATCTTCCTCATGGAGAAGGACCTGGGAGAGGAGGTCCCCTACGAC GTGGCTCAGTACATCAAGTTTGAGATGCCAGTCCTGCAGAGTTTCATCACCAAATTGAAAGAGGAGGAAGACAGGGAGGTTCTGAAACTCAGGAGCAG GTATTCATCTCTCCGCTGCCTGATCGAGAAGCAGCTGCAGGTTCTGTCAGACGGTCCTTCACGCATGTGA
- the LOC111861159 gene encoding ras association domain-containing protein 2-like isoform X2 encodes MDDGQDCVEFGENKFVSKEMLLSHLRTYNLYNQGQNLQLRHREEEGELIVEGLLNVSWGLRRPIRLQMQDDKEPIRPPPSSTSWHSGCSLDTQSNDATQQAPPTEEVTDPKDQSQDCIMNNRKDTDETPEQDGELDKINQIPKDTGEGEEDSPQLQRTKSDAGVWRRGARRSPSDQRRIRRHRFSINGHYYNHKTAVFTPAYGSVTNVRINSCMTTQQAMRVLLNKFKIENSPEDFALYLVHTSGERVQLKHTDHPLVVRVLQGPCEQVSKIFLMEKDLGEEVPYDVAQYIKFEMPVLQSFITKLKEEEDREVLKLRSRYSSLRCLIEKQLQVLSDGPSRM; translated from the exons ATGGATGATGGACAAGACTGCGTTGAGTTTGGAGAGAACAAGTTTGTTAGCAA GGAGATGCTGCTCTCACATCTCAGGACGTACAATTTATACAACCAGGGGCAGAACTTGCAGCTCAGACACAGGGAG GAGGAGGGGGAGCTGATTGTGGAAGGTCTGCTCAATGTCTCCTGGGGTCTACGGCGGCCAATCAGACTGCAGATGCAGGACGACAAGGAGCCAATCAGACCGCCGCCCTCTTCCACGTCCTGGCATTCCGGCTGTAGTCTTGACACACAGAG TAATGATGCCACGCAGCAAGCCCCTCCCACAGAAGAAGTGACAGACCCAAAGGACCAATCACAAGACTGCATTATGAATAACAGGAAAGACACAGATGAGACGCCAGAACAGGATGGTGAATTAGACAAAATAA ACCAAATTCCCAAAGATACAGGTGAGGGGGAGGAAGATTCTCCACAGCTCCAAAGGACAAAGAGTGATGCAGGGGTTTGGAGGCGGGGTGCCAGAAGGTCGCCTAGCGACCAGCGACGAATCAGGCGCCACCGATTCTCAATCAATGGCCACTACTACAACCACAAG ACGGCAGTTTTCACTCCCGCCTACGGTTCCGTCACCAACGTCCGCATCAACAGCTGCATGACCACGCAGCAGGCGATGCGCGTTCTGCTCAACAAGTTCAAGATTGAGAACAGCCCCGAGGACTTTGCACTCTACCTGGTGCACACCAGCGGAG AGCGCGTGCAGCTGAAACACACCGACCACCCTTTGGTGGTGCGTGTGCTCCAAGGACCGTGTGAGCAGGTCAGCAAGATCTTCCTCATGGAGAAGGACCTGGGAGAGGAGGTCCCCTACGAC GTGGCTCAGTACATCAAGTTTGAGATGCCAGTCCTGCAGAGTTTCATCACCAAATTGAAAGAGGAGGAAGACAGGGAGGTTCTGAAACTCAGGAGCAG GTATTCATCTCTCCGCTGCCTGATCGAGAAGCAGCTGCAGGTTCTGTCAGACGGTCCTTCACGCATGTGA